The following proteins are co-located in the Pedobacter frigiditerrae genome:
- a CDS encoding UDP-N-acetylmuramate--L-alanine ligase, with translation MRIHFIAIGGSAMHNLAIALHKKGFKVTGSDDVIFEPSSTRLANYGLLPAEFGWFEENITPDLDAVILGMHARLDNPELLKAQAMGLKIYSYPEYIYEQSKDKLRVVIGGSHGKTTITSMILHVLNYYKRDFDYLVGAQLAGFETMVKVTDAAPVIIIEGDEYLASPIDRRPKFHLYQANIAVISGIAWDHINVFPTFEDYISQFTQFIDTILPKGKLIYCENDLELRKIVVNSKANLDKIPYSIPAHEVIDGVTYLLPQNTPLQVFGDHNLMNLNAARLVCETLAINEEDFNVAIASFTGAAKRLELLNATQHTSVYKDFAHSPSKLTATISAVKAQFNNRKLVACMELHTFSSLNKEFLQQYKDTMHDADLAIVYIDEKTFKHKKMEPLNVQDVQTSFNDKNIIFFSDAVALESYLRELDFSNTNLLLMSSGNFGGIDLVKLALELNV, from the coding sequence ATGAGAATACATTTTATTGCCATTGGCGGAAGTGCGATGCACAATTTAGCCATTGCTTTACATAAAAAAGGTTTTAAGGTTACAGGTTCTGATGATGTGATCTTTGAGCCATCGAGTACTAGGTTGGCTAATTATGGATTATTACCTGCCGAATTTGGTTGGTTTGAAGAAAACATAACGCCAGACCTTGATGCTGTTATATTAGGGATGCATGCTCGTTTAGATAACCCTGAGTTATTGAAAGCTCAAGCAATGGGTTTGAAGATTTATTCTTACCCTGAATATATTTACGAGCAATCTAAAGATAAACTGAGAGTTGTAATTGGTGGCAGTCATGGTAAAACTACTATTACTTCTATGATTTTACACGTGCTTAATTATTATAAAAGAGACTTCGATTACCTAGTTGGGGCGCAATTGGCAGGGTTTGAAACCATGGTAAAGGTTACTGATGCTGCTCCTGTAATCATCATTGAAGGAGACGAGTATTTGGCGTCGCCGATTGATAGACGACCAAAATTTCACTTATACCAAGCCAACATTGCAGTAATTAGTGGCATTGCTTGGGACCATATCAATGTGTTCCCAACGTTTGAGGATTATATTTCCCAGTTCACTCAATTCATTGACACGATATTACCCAAGGGAAAATTAATCTATTGTGAAAATGATTTAGAATTAAGAAAAATTGTTGTTAATTCTAAAGCAAATTTAGACAAGATTCCTTACTCCATTCCGGCTCATGAGGTAATTGATGGTGTAACATATCTTTTGCCTCAAAACACCCCATTGCAGGTCTTCGGCGATCATAATTTAATGAACCTAAATGCAGCAAGATTAGTCTGTGAGACTTTAGCTATAAATGAGGAAGATTTTAATGTAGCTATTGCTTCATTTACTGGTGCAGCCAAGCGTTTAGAGCTTTTAAATGCCACTCAACATACCAGTGTTTATAAAGATTTTGCACACTCACCATCTAAGTTAACGGCTACAATTAGTGCAGTAAAAGCACAATTTAACAATAGAAAATTAGTAGCTTGTATGGAGCTGCATACCTTTAGTAGCTTAAACAAAGAGTTTTTGCAACAATATAAAGATACGATGCACGATGCAGACCTGGCCATCGTTTATATTGATGAAAAAACGTTTAAACATAAAAAGATGGAACCATTAAACGTGCAAGATGTTCAAACATCTTTTAATGATAAAAACATCATTTTTTTTAGCGATGCAGTGGCACTAGAAAGTTATTTAAGGGAATTAGATTTTTCTAATACAAATCTTTTATTAATGAGCTCTGGTAATTTTGGTGGTATAGATTTAGTTAAGTTGGCATTAGAGTTGAACGTTTAG
- the prmA gene encoding 50S ribosomal protein L11 methyltransferase gives MEYKKVTFSFTDIQEYQKDILIAELGDIGFDTFEDTETGFDAFILANQFNEAELKSILTGYGDELQHTYVVSSIAPENWNEEWEKNFTPLIINDDCYVRATFHEHQPQYKYEIVIDPKMAFGTGHHQTTTMMMLYILEADVQDKVILDMGAGTGILGILAAKRGAKDIVAIDNDEVCYRSAIENAGLNEIDNLTSLCGSKDVIPEQEFNIILANINRNILLDQIESYAAVLTQGGSIYFSGFYETPDLGMIKDHCAKFGLSYIDHKKIGDWVATKFVKN, from the coding sequence ATGGAATATAAAAAAGTAACCTTCAGTTTTACTGATATTCAAGAGTATCAAAAAGATATCTTGATTGCAGAACTTGGAGATATTGGCTTTGATACCTTCGAAGATACTGAGACTGGTTTTGATGCATTTATCCTAGCTAATCAGTTTAATGAGGCTGAGTTAAAATCCATTTTGACTGGTTATGGCGATGAATTGCAACATACTTATGTGGTAAGTTCCATCGCCCCAGAAAACTGGAATGAAGAGTGGGAAAAGAACTTTACACCACTTATTATTAATGATGATTGTTATGTAAGGGCAACTTTTCATGAACATCAACCTCAATACAAATACGAGATTGTAATAGATCCAAAAATGGCTTTTGGTACTGGTCACCATCAAACTACTACGATGATGATGCTTTACATTTTAGAAGCCGATGTGCAAGATAAAGTTATCCTAGATATGGGCGCTGGTACAGGTATTTTGGGAATTTTAGCAGCAAAAAGAGGAGCAAAGGATATTGTTGCCATTGATAATGACGAGGTATGTTATCGCAGTGCGATTGAAAATGCCGGCTTAAATGAGATTGATAACTTGACATCGCTTTGTGGAAGTAAGGATGTAATTCCTGAGCAAGAATTTAATATCATTTTAGCAAACATCAATAGAAACATTTTGCTAGATCAGATAGAAAGTTACGCTGCGGTATTAACACAAGGTGGATCAATCTATTTTAGCGGTTTTTATGAAACTCCAGATTTGGGTATGATTAAAGATCACTGCGCTAAATTTGGATTAAGTTATATAGACCATAAAAAGATTGGTGATTGGGTAGCGACGAAGTTTGTTAAGAATTAA
- the tpiA gene encoding triose-phosphate isomerase, translating to MRKKIVAGNWKMNLEYSEGISLFSEIVNMVRDEKKGDQTVVICSPFIHLNSLAQLGNGIVKIGAQNCHQNESGAYTGEISAKMIKSTGSEYVLVGHSERRQYFAESDELLASKTVIALQNNLVPIFCIGETLDERNNGSYYHVLESQLENGVFGLSAEDFGKVILAYEPVWAIGTGLTASPEQAQDIHAFIRAKIDAKYGMSVADDTTILYGGSCNPKNAAELFAQPDIDGGLIGGASLKSRDFVDIVKTFNS from the coding sequence ATGAGAAAGAAAATTGTTGCTGGTAACTGGAAAATGAACTTGGAATATAGCGAAGGCATATCCTTATTTTCGGAAATTGTAAATATGGTTAGAGATGAGAAAAAGGGCGATCAAACGGTTGTGATTTGCTCTCCTTTTATTCATTTGAACAGTTTAGCACAGTTAGGTAATGGCATCGTTAAAATTGGTGCGCAAAACTGTCACCAGAACGAAAGTGGCGCTTATACAGGAGAAATTTCTGCTAAGATGATCAAATCTACTGGTAGTGAATATGTATTGGTTGGTCACTCGGAACGCAGACAATATTTTGCAGAATCTGATGAGCTATTAGCCTCAAAAACAGTTATCGCTTTGCAGAACAATTTAGTGCCTATCTTTTGTATTGGAGAAACCTTAGATGAAAGAAACAACGGTAGTTATTACCACGTTTTAGAATCTCAATTAGAAAATGGCGTATTCGGATTAAGTGCAGAAGATTTTGGCAAAGTAATTTTAGCTTACGAACCAGTTTGGGCAATTGGTACAGGTTTAACTGCTTCACCAGAGCAAGCACAAGACATTCATGCATTTATTAGAGCTAAAATTGACGCTAAATACGGAATGAGTGTTGCTGATGATACCACAATTTTATACGGCGGAAGTTGTAATCCTAAAAATGCAGCAGAATTATTCGCTCAACCAGATATTGATGGTGGCTTAATTGGTGGTGCTTCTCTAAAATCTCGTGATTTTGTAGACATCGTTAAAACTTTCAATTCTTAA
- a CDS encoding putative sugar nucleotidyl transferase yields the protein MAINLFDDTSWRSLRPLTFTRPVADLRVGILTIAEKWAKQLNTDFGFQTQDYLSAKFTAKQADLFINGAICPNEALIDVVSNLKAAQALYADDLLIALRLEEAAFSFEVDKIKGFEKVFFDEPYVQLKFPEDIFKSNDLEIKEDFKLLTKGKTSATLSSTNVFLGDNIFVEEGATAECATFNSLQGPIYLGKNSQVWEGCFIRGSFALCEGSSVKMGAKIYPQTTIGPHSRVGGEINNAVIWGYSSKGHEGYLGNSVMGQWCNIGADTNNSNLKNNYAEVKLWDYENESFRKTGLQFCGLIMADHAKCGINTMFNTGTVAGVSANVFGAGFPRNFIPDFAWGGANGFEVYTLNKMLATAKLVYNRRGMELDDIEVAMLTEVFERTKALRHF from the coding sequence ATGGCAATCAATCTATTTGATGATACGTCTTGGCGCTCGCTCAGACCACTTACTTTCACAAGGCCTGTGGCCGATTTACGCGTAGGAATTTTAACCATCGCAGAAAAATGGGCTAAACAATTAAACACTGATTTCGGCTTTCAAACTCAAGATTACCTTTCTGCAAAATTCACAGCAAAACAGGCTGATTTGTTTATTAATGGTGCTATTTGCCCTAATGAAGCATTGATTGATGTTGTTTCAAATTTAAAGGCTGCTCAAGCACTGTATGCTGATGATTTGCTAATTGCCTTAAGATTAGAGGAAGCGGCGTTTAGCTTTGAGGTTGATAAAATTAAGGGTTTTGAAAAGGTTTTCTTTGATGAACCATATGTACAGTTAAAATTTCCTGAAGACATCTTTAAATCTAATGATTTAGAAATAAAGGAAGACTTTAAATTACTAACAAAAGGCAAAACATCGGCTACGCTAAGTAGTACCAATGTTTTTTTAGGAGATAATATTTTTGTAGAAGAAGGGGCAACAGCAGAATGTGCAACATTTAATAGTTTACAAGGACCAATTTATTTAGGTAAAAATAGTCAGGTTTGGGAGGGATGTTTCATTAGAGGATCTTTTGCTTTATGCGAAGGGTCTTCTGTTAAAATGGGCGCTAAAATTTACCCTCAAACTACAATTGGCCCTCATAGTAGGGTTGGTGGCGAAATCAATAATGCAGTAATTTGGGGTTACTCTTCTAAAGGTCATGAAGGTTATTTAGGTAATTCGGTTATGGGACAATGGTGTAACATAGGCGCTGATACCAATAACTCTAACCTAAAAAATAATTATGCTGAGGTTAAATTGTGGGATTATGAGAATGAAAGTTTCCGTAAAACAGGTTTGCAGTTCTGCGGTTTAATCATGGCTGATCATGCTAAATGTGGTATCAATACCATGTTTAATACGGGAACAGTTGCAGGTGTAAGCGCAAATGTTTTTGGCGCTGGTTTCCCTCGTAATTTTATCCCAGATTTCGCTTGGGGTGGCGCAAATGGTTTTGAAGTGTATACCTTAAATAAAATGTTAGCGACCGCTAAATTGGTTTATAATAGAAGAGGAATGGAATTGGATGATATTGAGGTAGCGATGTTAACCGAGGTATTTGAGAGAACAAAAGCTTTGAGGCATTTTTAA
- a CDS encoding type B 50S ribosomal protein L31, producing the protein MKKDLHPSSYRFVVFKDMSNEYQFLTKSCVETKETIKWEDGNEYPLYKLEISHTSHPFYTGKMKLVDTAGRIDKFKTRYAKK; encoded by the coding sequence ATGAAAAAAGATTTGCATCCATCAAGCTACAGATTTGTAGTATTTAAAGATATGTCTAACGAGTATCAGTTTTTAACTAAATCTTGTGTTGAGACTAAAGAAACTATCAAATGGGAAGATGGAAATGAGTATCCATTGTATAAATTAGAGATTTCTCATACTTCTCACCCTTTTTACACTGGTAAAATGAAATTGGTTGATACAGCAGGTCGTATCGATAAATTCAAAACTCGTTACGCAAAGAAATAA
- a CDS encoding amidase: MNRRNFIKNGAAASIISTFGMGSANALIPQAIVTGDNSYADNFNLNEATVTQLQIMMESGKLSAKSLAKTYLKRIQEIDKAGPKLNAVIELNPDALAIASEMDAERKAGKVRGPMHGIPVLIKDNINTGDQMQTTAGSLALAGNIASADAFIIKQLRAAGAVILGKTNLSEWANFRSNRPCSGWSSRGGQTKNPYILDRSPSGSSSGSGSAVSANLCAVAIGTETNGSIIAPSSYNGIVGLKPTVGLLSRSGIIPISFTQDTAGPMTRNVTDTAILLGALIGIDAADQVTKTSEGKTYLDYTQFLKADALKGKRIGFEKSFLNGHEGVVGLYKAAIEKFKELGAEVIEIELQKEMRTINASVLQPEFKAGVNAYLATANAKVKTLSDVIAFNKANESTAMPYFKQENLENSDKAPDLNSTAYKEALAKVNSAKKIINDLMEKNQLDAIAGTSYGIPSLIDLFNGDSGGGFYFASPAAMAGFPHITVPMGRIYELPVGLSIFASAYQEPVILGIAYAFEQATKHRAAPKFIKNSNFSSGV; this comes from the coding sequence ATGAACAGAAGAAACTTTATCAAAAACGGTGCAGCAGCTAGTATTATCTCCACATTCGGCATGGGATCTGCAAATGCGTTAATACCTCAAGCTATTGTTACCGGTGATAATAGCTATGCAGACAACTTCAATTTAAACGAAGCTACGGTTACACAACTGCAAATAATGATGGAAAGTGGTAAGCTAAGCGCCAAGTCATTGGCAAAAACGTACTTGAAAAGAATTCAGGAGATTGATAAGGCTGGTCCGAAATTAAATGCAGTGATTGAATTAAACCCAGATGCATTGGCTATTGCAAGTGAAATGGATGCCGAAAGAAAGGCAGGAAAAGTTCGTGGACCTATGCATGGCATTCCTGTTTTAATTAAGGACAACATTAATACCGGAGATCAAATGCAAACAACAGCTGGTTCATTGGCTTTGGCTGGTAATATCGCATCGGCGGATGCCTTTATCATTAAACAATTACGTGCGGCTGGAGCAGTTATTTTAGGAAAGACGAATTTAAGCGAGTGGGCAAACTTCCGTTCTAACAGGCCTTGTAGTGGTTGGAGCAGCAGAGGCGGACAAACAAAAAACCCTTACATATTGGATAGAAGTCCGAGTGGTTCGAGTTCAGGATCAGGATCAGCGGTATCGGCTAATCTATGTGCTGTTGCCATTGGCACAGAAACAAATGGGTCTATCATTGCTCCTTCTAGTTATAATGGCATTGTAGGATTAAAACCAACCGTAGGTTTATTAAGTAGAAGTGGCATTATTCCTATTTCTTTTACGCAAGATACAGCCGGACCAATGACTAGAAATGTAACTGATACTGCAATTTTATTAGGTGCCTTAATAGGAATAGATGCAGCAGATCAAGTAACTAAAACAAGTGAGGGTAAAACCTATTTAGATTATACCCAATTTTTAAAAGCAGATGCACTGAAAGGGAAGAGAATCGGATTTGAAAAGTCGTTTTTAAATGGTCACGAAGGTGTGGTTGGTTTATATAAAGCAGCAATTGAAAAATTTAAGGAGCTTGGCGCTGAAGTTATAGAGATAGAGCTACAAAAAGAAATGCGTACCATTAATGCAAGTGTTTTACAGCCCGAATTTAAAGCAGGTGTAAATGCTTATTTAGCAACTGCTAACGCTAAAGTTAAAACCTTAAGTGATGTTATTGCTTTTAATAAAGCAAACGAAAGTACTGCTATGCCTTATTTTAAGCAGGAAAACCTAGAGAATAGTGACAAAGCTCCTGATTTAAATAGTACTGCCTACAAGGAAGCCCTAGCGAAAGTTAATTCAGCTAAAAAAATCATCAACGATTTAATGGAAAAAAATCAATTAGATGCTATTGCAGGCACCAGTTATGGTATTCCATCACTAATTGATCTTTTTAATGGTGATTCGGGAGGTGGTTTCTATTTTGCATCCCCAGCTGCTATGGCAGGCTTCCCTCATATTACCGTTCCAATGGGGAGAATTTATGAACTTCCAGTAGGTT